In the genome of Bombyx mori chromosome 13, ASM3026992v2, the window CTCTTTTATTGAGTATTGAATGAAgatattttttctgtttttcgTAACTCACCTACTAAAGGATGTATGGAGTCCAAAGTGCGTCCAAAAGTCTCGTGGAATATATAACAGATTCTGGCGCCGCCACAAAGTTCAGTGGTCTCAATGTTCCGGGCGGTACCTTCTATTGTCGAACAGTAAGCACTCGCGAATTTCGTTATAATTTGCAATAACGTCTGAGACTTGTCCGACACATCTTCGCCGTAGGAGTTCAGAAGAGATTGGAATTGTGATATCATTACATTAACACGCACCTGAAATTACATCACATATTAATTTGTTACAAACATCCTAATAGAGGCGCAATTTAACATCTGCGACTTGTTTACATGTGATTTTTAACatctttttaattaatcttaaaaaaaatacacacataatGCAATTGTAggtatagttttattttcttgaagGTCTTTAATAATAACATACCTTGAGTTCTGGTAGGCAATCTCTTATATGATGCATGAGTAGTCTATTCAATGTTTTAGCTAAATACGGAGTTCCGTTACGTGTTGCTATAGTGGGATACTTCCTTTGGAGATAAGTGGCTTCATCTTTCAGTGCATCctgaatataaatatgtaatatgagAAAAATAAACACACACTCCAAACTGAGGAGCTTCTTtcagttttttctttaaatatgatTATGTACATTCACAACACCGAAATTTGACTGCTTTTTTTTGGGCATGTTCACCCAACATTCGTGCTATGAAGGTTGCCAAACTCGATCACCTCTGCTTTCACATTATCGGAACTTTATATTGTTACCTTATTTACCAACTTTATGCCAATCAATTATATCCCGATTTGCAAAAGAGCAATCCTCAAAAATATTAGTCAAGATAACTAACTGCCTTTCATAGAACTAAGCCAAAACTAAGTAAAAAATTACAAGGAATGAACCCATGCTATACTTTTTACGGAAAAATTTTCACAACTAGCGACTATCACAAACTACAAGTAGTAGTATAAGTTCAAACATTGTAAAACCACTTTgacaaaatatgtttaaatttgtcataaaatgttaaattaaagaTATAAGAAAGTAAATCAATTATGTATGCATACACATCACAATTaagattacttttaatttttcatattgattgtaaaacttttatttatttaaataaatattcataacatGTTTCTTTGTATACAATTACCGTGATGGTTTTCTTATCAATAATGTCTTGTTGTGATCTATTTACGACGCCAATGATTCCTAGTTTAACCGGAATAACGCGCCCACACAGAATATCTATTGCATCAGttcctaaaaataaatatatatattaataatactaaagCGAAACGTAAACAAGAATCATTATATTCATCATATCAAGAATTATTCTTATAAGGCCCTCATCGACATTTGATATGGCTGTTATTGTGGTAGCAGCTTGATTGGTATCTACAGTCAATTTATTTCTTTctcaaaagattcgtttatttcTCAAAagattacaatataattaacaCAGGAAACCATTCACTAtatgaaaaatttaaacaatttatgaAGACAAGTAAACCTGAGTTTTTGAAACTGCAGGGAATTGGGatctatataaatttattcaatCACAGGGGTTATAATCTGAAAGCACGTAATCTCATGAGAATTATTGTTGTCTTTGTGTCCCAATGTTATTCGCTGAACTCCATATATGAAGTGTTAGAAGATTTACAAAGAATATTTTATACTGCAGTATTATATGTACATTTTTGGATTTTAAGGCAGTGTCTATTTTGTAAAAATTGCTTATAGGTATAACTATTAAATGGGTCGCCTGGTCATAAACCCCCATGGGAAAACGCCAACATCTTCTGTTTAGCTGCGAAGCTATGCAATATTATAAAGATTCCAACCTCatgtttaaatgtgtttttCAGAATGCATATTgtgatctatgggctccggtaaacatctaacagcaggtgggccatTAGCTTCTTCActatacaaaacaataaaatacgaaTTCTTATTGTTATTTTTCACTGTAGAGATTTTGAACCATACAGTATATAGTAGAACCGTatctaacaaacaaaaacattatataattaaaactagtttcgGCGCTTCGAAAATTATAAActgtaaaactaataaaattaacttgAGTCTAAGACAGTTTCAATTATGTCTAAAATCGAGAAAACGGAAGAATTTACTCTGATTTAATGTTTTGACCTTTTACAGCACAATAGGATTTTGTGGAATGCACTACCATTCTTGTATAATTGAGTTTCTCTGATGATGCCATGAAAATCTATTTAgaaagtatttaattaattattgtgaGAATAGCAATCGTCATAATCGCCTACACCAAAATGTAggcaaaaatgtatgtatttaattaatttgcatAGTTAGAAAATTGATAAGTGTTATCAATGATTACAgtgtttgatatttaaaaaatgtagtaaactattcaggtttaaatttaaaaaaatgttgttttttaataataatataatagtagtaataataattatttatttatttctctctctctctctctttttatatttcaattgacCTAATTGGGATCAGATCTTGTTTTACAAATGCTAAGCCACAAAGCAAATAATTTTCTATGCATTTATCAGTGGCTAATAAATGTAAGAAAGGTTATTAGTTTAATACCTGCATCCATGAGATCAAGTTTGGTGACAACAGCCAATGTCCTTCTGCCATCAGGGTCCACATCCTTAGCCAATTTGATGGCTTCACTAGTCGCCATGTCTGTATTAGCAGCTGTTACAGCTAATATAATGGAATTTGGGTTAGAGATATACTTAATAATAAGGTTTCTGATTTGGTTTTCTATGTCTTCTGGTTGATCACCTATTGGCAcctaaaagaaaatttaattcagtttttttctaatattttctaattttgcAGTACTTTTATTCCTTTCAATTGTTGATTAGCAACCTGTCACATTAATATCCGAGTCTTCATTGATCAGACAAACAGTATGGAGATGCAGCAATTCTATGCCAAAAGTCAAAAGCACTAttttatttctgcagtgaataAGTCAAGTACTTTAATCTGAAGGTGGTGATTTAAGCTTAATAAAGACTTAGTACCTTAAGATTAAAGTACGAGGGGCATACTTTAAAGCTTTACTATTTCTTGTTGTATGAATAtcacttttttaaataactgtatgttaaaacaaaaaaaaactaacttcaaCATTCTTGTTAAGTCAAAAGCttaagttttattgttttagataGTGTTTTAGATTTAAATGTTCATCTCTTCCATTGAAATTTGATATATCGAGTTTTAACTGTAATGCAAGGAACTTGCCTTTGTTATACCGGGTAGATCGACTAAAGTAAGGTTGACAACTGTGGTTGAATATATTTTCAAGTTTATAGGTTCTGGAGATATTCCCTTGTTGCTGCCAGCCATACGGTCAGTTTCTCTTTCTATTTCTTGTCTTATCTCTTCAAAGTTTGTGTAAATTTTGTCTTTTGTGTGTAGGAACTTTCCCCATTCTTCTAGATTAAGAGTACCTGAAACAAAGTAAGAGGTTAGATGAACCATTTCAAAACATGCAActtaagattttaattttatcataatacTCCAAAACCAGTATGTTTATTTTAGGTAAAATAATCTGTAGGTATGCCGTTACTGTATAAACAAAAAGTAATTATTAGCTTTGGCACTTTCAATAGTTAcatataatgtaatataaaataaaaattgtgtaatatccattttatatttcaaaacttattattacaaaaaaaatcatttttaaatatagaaaactTCAAACAATTCTTTTgccgtggcctaatggataagacgtccgatgcatttgtgttgagcgatgcactggtgttcaaaaccagtggcgcatttacgttgtggatgtctatgggctccagtaaccacttaacaccaggtcggctgtgagctcgtccacccacctaagcaataaaaataaaataaaaaaaataccatgtaTTATGTTAtgataaataagttattattatgttacatgAATATGAAACAATTCCGAGATTTGATATTAGTtgaaatctatctatctcttaggtttatggcgtttccttttagatttcgccaattaGTTGAAATCTTTAGAATATTCCAACCTCAAAATACAAACCTGCTGAAAATATTGATTGAGTAATCTGTGCCATTGGATTCCATGACGCAGCTTCTTTATGTTGGGCTTTTAGtactaaaataatagtttttcatTGATAGGTAAGTATCATGGATTGATTTTAACAAGAAAAGTAAATTTTGAACTTAATCATAATTAGATACCTAattgttgtgtttttgttttgaaaacattttatttatggtGCTACtcgattaaaaacaatatttttttatactccACACACTCTCAAATAATAGGACGTAGAACACTTTGTCAACTCAAAACAAGACCTTTATTGCTTTCTTTTAAATGTTTGGTTCTCGTGTTATGAGATTACCGAATACATTCACATATCCTATACCTAATAGGATGATAGATATGCTACACTTGCCCTACAAATAATCTGCATGTATTGAAGCTGTGAATAAGCAGGATGGATGTGAATAAGTGGCATGCAAGTCACCCATATTGGTCTAACTATTGCTGCTGAGTGAACATGGAtcacaaattgattaaaatttcttATAAACATTTGAGGTAATGTGTTTGAACAGGGAATactacacaaaaaaattatataataaagacTATTTGagtcattttttttacttttgaaatttggagTAATTATTAATTGCTTTGATATATGAATCTTTACAAATGATAACTGACAATGAAGATTTCTAGTTCAAGTATTCTTATCCTATTGAAAACAATATGAATAATTATAACGcaataatatacaaattagTTGTGTTGACTGTTAATATGattgttaagttaatttatGGCTCAATTTAGgtaataattttaatcataGTGATAGGTTCAAATGATGTATGAGCTGTTATTAAGCATTAACTGAGATGTCACTAACCTTCTTCAGCTGAGCGATGCTCTTTGCCTTCTTTTGGACTGTAGACTAACTGGAGAATGAGAGGACGCCGAGTGACTATCCCAGGACCCCGAGGCAGAAATGAGCGACCTACCAGGCTTTCTATCACTGAACTTTTACCAGAGCTCTAAAAAtgcataattattttaaaaaaaaattaaagtaagaAGAATTTACACCCATACTGAAcagataattttttatatcattttttcttatgatTAAAACTACGTTTCATGTTGCGTTTATTTATTGGCAATTTGCGACGGGCGACGGTCGTTCTTGTGGacagttttttagtttttgtggTTATTCTACAAGAACTGTAAAATACTCATTTCGTAATAGTTATCAAACTATCtaacttttttttcataataaagaGTAGGTTTGCCATTCGATAAAACTAATAATTTGCTTTAGATTCGATCGAAGTCCATTTTTCCAAAGCAGAATAGGGTTCTTGTTGCAATTTATGTCTATTAAGACGTAAGCCATTCTTGCGTAGGTACATATTATTTCAATTCAATGAAACTGTACTACGGTCTTGGTCAATGACAACGTAGTTTAATTTGAATGAGGACAAAGAACTCTACTGACGTTTTTACATAACCACGACGATCTGTATGGCCTTTTATACCTTGTTAATAACAATGCtcaaaaatataatagtctTGCTGAAATTCTAAAAGAATACTGGCCCAAATTTACCTGGGTTCCTAAAACAGCTATTTGGGGTAATTGAATGGCATCAGCTCCAACTGTATTGAACACATCTTGTAGTTTATTAATAACTGGTATAAGAGCttccattatttaaaaatatataggcACTTTTACAAATGCCTAAATCTAAGAGACACGTTGGTTTATCTGTTACGaaacgataatttttttatcaaaattcaaaacAGACAGAAGACAGGCCAACCGGTAAAAGTCAGCCATATTGATTTTGTTAAAAATGAGGGATGCCTATTTGAAAACGATTTATTGAAGaatcgattttttaaataagttcgattttctttcaatttacCAAAGAGTCGATTTCAGATAGgagaaacaaataaaagacaataattttgaaattatttttttgctttttatttgttcataataaataaatgtattgcttattcaataatttataattgactGATATTCAAATTTGTACTAAAGCCAACTAGGAACTGTCTGTTATGCTCTTAACCAATATGAGCCCAGTGGAATTCTCATGTTAAAGGAAAGTAGCAACAGTTcacacatatttatttaaaaatagaagagccaacattaaaaaacacatttcAAACGTGGCAAAGTAAAAATAATCATGCCAGTATTttgtgaaaattattaaaatttaaatagatcTAAATCTAAGTTTAAAGattcaattattgtatttttatagcgttgatggttggacgagctcatggcgcacctgatattaagtggtaaccgaagcccatagacatttacatcgtaaatgccgccactcacttcgagacatgaattctaaggtctccgtttttacagtgcaacggctgccccacacttcaaatcgaaatgcattactgcttcacggcagaaaaaggtgAGATGGTGGTGCTTACCTGTGCGGTCTCACTagatgtcctaccactagtaaattctCACTAAAAATGTGTGGAGGTATACgagaaagggaagatcttccaccaagcgggtgatattgctcggtagaccgacggtcccaaaatttatatttcggaATTTGTATATAAGCAAGATAATCTTGAAAATATGGTAAGCGAGATTGAGGCATCTGTCGAATattttgtgttctgtgatggcaaCCACCACAAATGTGATCGAGAATTTAAGATTTGATTTGTCTGAGCTGATTTTTAAGTAGAAAAAATGGGTTGCCTGTAAAGTTGGCTTGCGGaagatagttttacgtgattaGTACGTCATAAGAAACACTGATGAAAAATTGtatactttaattaattgaattgaattaatatcactgagttataattttttataaggaattaattgaaaattattatttttttcaataaattaacacTTGTGTCGATCGTACCTTTCTAACGGTAGTTTCGTTCTCTCGCTTGCACGTtcaggctcaggcggaacgtgttACTTTTTCGTGTGTGCAGCccgtttttattgatttataagacgttatca includes:
- the LOC101744411 gene encoding dynamin-1-like protein isoform X7, whose protein sequence is MEALIPVINKLQDVFNTVGADAIQLPQIAVLGTQSSGKSSVIESLVGRSFLPRGPGIVTRRPLILQLVYSPKEGKEHRSAEEVLKAQHKEAASWNPMAQITQSIFSAGTLNLEEWGKFLHTKDKIYTNFEEIRQEIERETDRMAGSNKGISPEPINLKIYSTTVVNLTLVDLPGITKVPIGDQPEDIENQIRNLIIKYISNPNSIILAVTAANTDMATSEAIKLAKDVDPDGRRTLAVVTKLDLMDAGTDAIDILCGRVIPVKLGIIGVVNRSQQDIIDKKTITDALKDEATYLQRKYPTIATRNGTPYLAKTLNRLLMHHIRDCLPELKVRVNVMISQFQSLLNSYGEDVSDKSQTLLQIITKFASAYCSTIEGTARNIETTELCGGARICYIFHETFGRTLDSIHPLVGLTRMDILTAIRNATGPRPALFVPEVSFELLVKRQIRRLEDPSLRCVELVHEEMQRIVQHCGTEVQQEMLRFPRLHQRIVDVVTQLLRTRLPPTNSMVENLVAIELAYINTKHPDFHREAALVSGLLKSGDDDHSPVYRHKTPRPSPSPLFLRQMGERGSALVFLASVLDAYKNVPAITDGHEKSPQNISETPSTPQINGMPDNKALTPQKPVNLLPEVPIQTSRKLSEREQHDCDVIERLIKSYFYIVRKSIQDSVPKAVMHFLVNFVKDNLQSELVTHLYKSDQAESMLNESEHIAQRRKEAADMLKALQRAGQIISEIRETHMW
- the LOC101744411 gene encoding dynamin-1-like protein isoform X11; amino-acid sequence: MEALIPVINKLQDVFNTVGADAIQLPQIAVLGTQSSGKSSVIESLVGRSFLPRGPGIVTRRPLILQLVYSPKEGKEHRSAEEGTLNLEEWGKFLHTKDKIYTNFEEIRQEIERETDRMAGSNKGISPEPINLKIYSTTVVNLTLVDLPGITKVPIGDQPEDIENQIRNLIIKYISNPNSIILAVTAANTDMATSEAIKLAKDVDPDGRRTLAVVTKLDLMDAGTDAIDILCGRVIPVKLGIIGVVNRSQQDIIDKKTITDALKDEATYLQRKYPTIATRNGTPYLAKTLNRLLMHHIRDCLPELKVRVNVMISQFQSLLNSYGEDVSDKSQTLLQIITKFASAYCSTIEGTARNIETTELCGGARICYIFHETFGRTLDSIHPLVGLTRMDILTAIRNATGPRPALFVPEVSFELLVKRQIRRLEDPSLRCVELVHEEMQRIVQHCGTEVQQEMLRFPRLHQRIVDVVTQLLRTRLPPTNSMVENLVAIELAYINTKHPDFHREAALVSGLLKSGDDDHSPVYRHKTPRPSPSPVSNLIKLFLRQMGERGSALVFLASVLDAYKNVPAITDGHEKSPQNISETPSTPQINGMPDNKALTPQKPVNLLPEVPIQTSRKLSEREQHDCDVIERLIKSYFYIVRKSIQDSVPKAVMHFLVNFVKDNLQSELVTHLYKSDQAESMLNESEHIAQRRKEAADMLKALQRAGQIISEIRETHMW
- the LOC101744411 gene encoding dynamin-1-like protein isoform X4, which codes for MEALIPVINKLQDVFNTVGADAIQLPQIAVLGTQSSGKSSVIESLVGRSFLPRGPGIVTRRPLILQLVYSPKEGKEHRSAEEGTLNLEEWGKFLHTKDKIYTNFEEIRQEIERETDRMAGSNKGISPEPINLKIYSTTVVNLTLVDLPGITKVPIGDQPEDIENQIRNLIIKYISNPNSIILAVTAANTDMATSEAIKLAKDVDPDGRRTLAVVTKLDLMDAGTDAIDILCGRVIPVKLGIIGVVNRSQQDIIDKKTITDALKDEATYLQRKYPTIATRNGTPYLAKTLNRLLMHHIRDCLPELKVRVNVMISQFQSLLNSYGEDVSDKSQTLLQIITKFASAYCSTIEGTARNIETTELCGGARICYIFHETFGRTLDSIHPLVGLTRMDILTAIRNATGPRPALFVPEVSFELLVKRQIRRLEDPSLRCVELVHEEMQRIVQHCGTEVQQEMLRFPRLHQRIVDVVTQLLRTRLPPTNSMVENLVAIELAYINTKHPDFHREAALVSGLLKSGDDDHSPVYRHKTPRPSPSPVSNLIKLFLRQMGERGSALVFLASVLDAYKNVPAITDGHEKSPQNISETPSTPQINGMPDNKALTPQKPVNLLPEVPIQTSRKLSEREQHDCDVIGGRSDNTTVLNSNVKTVDGINVMQLNQMGDLVERLIKSYFYIVRKSIQDSVPKAVMHFLVNFVKDNLQSELVTHLYKSDQAESMLNESEHIAQRRKEAADMLKALQRAGQIISEIRETHMW
- the LOC101744411 gene encoding dynamin-1-like protein isoform X5 translates to MEALIPVINKLQDVFNTVGADAIQLPQIAVLGTQSSGKSSVIESLVGRSFLPRGPGIVTRRPLILQLVYSPKEGKEHRSAEEVLKAQHKEAASWNPMAQITQSIFSAGTLNLEEWGKFLHTKDKIYTNFEEIRQEIERETDRMAGSNKGISPEPINLKIYSTTVVNLTLVDLPGITKVPIGDQPEDIENQIRNLIIKYISNPNSIILAVTAANTDMATSEAIKLAKDVDPDGRRTLAVVTKLDLMDAGTDAIDILCGRVIPVKLGIIGVVNRSQQDIIDKKTITDALKDEATYLQRKYPTIATRNGTPYLAKTLNRLLMHHIRDCLPELKVRVNVMISQFQSLLNSYGEDVSDKSQTLLQIITKFASAYCSTIEGTARNIETTELCGGARICYIFHETFGRTLDSIHPLVGLTRMDILTAIRNATGPRPALFVPEVSFELLVKRQIRRLEDPSLRCVELVHEEMQRIVQHCGTEVQQEMLRFPRLHQRIVDVVTQLLRTRLPPTNSMVENLVAIELAYINTKHPDFHREAALVSGLLKSGDDDHSPVYRHKTPRPSPSPNVPAITDGHEKSPQNISETPSTPQINGMPDNKALTPQKPVNLLPEVPIQTSRKLSEREQHDCDVIGGRSDNTTVLNSNVKTVDGINVMQLNQMGDLVERLIKSYFYIVRKSIQDSVPKAVMHFLVNFVKDNLQSELVTHLYKSDQAESMLNESEHIAQRRKEAADMLKALQRAGQIISEIRETHMW
- the LOC101744411 gene encoding dynamin-1-like protein isoform X15, with amino-acid sequence MEALIPVINKLQDVFNTVGADAIQLPQIAVLGTQSSGKSSVIESLVGRSFLPRGPGIVTRRPLILQLVYSPKEGKEHRSAEEGTLNLEEWGKFLHTKDKIYTNFEEIRQEIERETDRMAGSNKGISPEPINLKIYSTTVVNLTLVDLPGITKVPIGDQPEDIENQIRNLIIKYISNPNSIILAVTAANTDMATSEAIKLAKDVDPDGRRTLAVVTKLDLMDAGTDAIDILCGRVIPVKLGIIGVVNRSQQDIIDKKTITDALKDEATYLQRKYPTIATRNGTPYLAKTLNRLLMHHIRDCLPELKVRVNVMISQFQSLLNSYGEDVSDKSQTLLQIITKFASAYCSTIEGTARNIETTELCGGARICYIFHETFGRTLDSIHPLVGLTRMDILTAIRNATGPRPALFVPEVSFELLVKRQIRRLEDPSLRCVELVHEEMQRIVQHCGTEVQQEMLRFPRLHQRIVDVVTQLLRTRLPPTNSMVENLVAIELAYINTKHPDFHREAALVSGLLKSGDDDHSPVYRHKTPRPSPSPNVPAITDGHEKSPQNISETPSTPQINGMPDNKALTPQKPVNLLPEVPIQTSRKLSEREQHDCDVIERLIKSYFYIVRKSIQDSVPKAVMHFLVNFVKDNLQSELVTHLYKSDQAESMLNESEHIAQRRKEAADMLKALQRAGQIISEIRETHMW
- the LOC101744411 gene encoding dynamin-1-like protein isoform X6; the encoded protein is MEALIPVINKLQDVFNTVGADAIQLPQIAVLGTQSSGKSSVIESLVGRSFLPRGPGIVTRRPLILQLVYSPKEGKEHRSAEEVLKAQHKEAASWNPMAQITQSIFSAGTLNLEEWGKFLHTKDKIYTNFEEIRQEIERETDRMAGSNKGISPEPINLKIYSTTVVNLTLVDLPGITKVPIGDQPEDIENQIRNLIIKYISNPNSIILAVTAANTDMATSEAIKLAKDVDPDGRRTLAVVTKLDLMDAGTDAIDILCGRVIPVKLGIIGVVNRSQQDIIDKKTITDALKDEATYLQRKYPTIATRNGTPYLAKTLNRLLMHHIRDCLPELKVRVNVMISQFQSLLNSYGEDVSDKSQTLLQIITKFASAYCSTIEGTARNIETTELCGGARICYIFHETFGRTLDSIHPLVGLTRMDILTAIRNATGPRPALFVPEVSFELLVKRQIRRLEDPSLRCVELVHEEMQRIVQHCGTEVQQEMLRFPRLHQRIVDVVTQLLRTRLPPTNSMVENLVAIELAYINTKHPDFHREAALVSGLLKSGDDDHSPVYRHKTPRPSPSPVSNLIKLFLRQMGERGSALVFLASVLDAYKNVPAITDGHEKSPQNISETPSTPQINGMPDNKALTPQKPVNLLPEVPIQTSRKLSEREQHDCDVIERLIKSYFYIVRKSIQDSVPKAVMHFLVNFVKDNLQSELVTHLYKSDQAESMLNESEHIAQRRKEAADMLKALQRAGQIISEIRETHMW
- the LOC101744411 gene encoding dynamin-1-like protein isoform X1 yields the protein MEALIPVINKLQDVFNTVGADAIQLPQIAVLGTQSSGKSSVIESLVGRSFLPRGPGIVTRRPLILQLVYSPKEGKEHRSAEEVLKAQHKEAASWNPMAQITQSIFSAGTLNLEEWGKFLHTKDKIYTNFEEIRQEIERETDRMAGSNKGISPEPINLKIYSTTVVNLTLVDLPGITKVPIGDQPEDIENQIRNLIIKYISNPNSIILAVTAANTDMATSEAIKLAKDVDPDGRRTLAVVTKLDLMDAGTDAIDILCGRVIPVKLGIIGVVNRSQQDIIDKKTITDALKDEATYLQRKYPTIATRNGTPYLAKTLNRLLMHHIRDCLPELKVRVNVMISQFQSLLNSYGEDVSDKSQTLLQIITKFASAYCSTIEGTARNIETTELCGGARICYIFHETFGRTLDSIHPLVGLTRMDILTAIRNATGPRPALFVPEVSFELLVKRQIRRLEDPSLRCVELVHEEMQRIVQHCGTEVQQEMLRFPRLHQRIVDVVTQLLRTRLPPTNSMVENLVAIELAYINTKHPDFHREAALVSGLLKSGDDDHSPVYRHKTPRPSPSPVSNLIKLFLRQMGERGSALVFLASVLDAYKNVPAITDGHEKSPQNISETPSTPQINGMPDNKALTPQKPVNLLPEVPIQTSRKLSEREQHDCDVIGGRSDNTTVLNSNVKTVDGINVMQLNQMGDLVERLIKSYFYIVRKSIQDSVPKAVMHFLVNFVKDNLQSELVTHLYKSDQAESMLNESEHIAQRRKEAADMLKALQRAGQIISEIRETHMW
- the LOC101744411 gene encoding dynamin-1-like protein isoform X12; amino-acid sequence: MEALIPVINKLQDVFNTVGADAIQLPQIAVLGTQSSGKSSVIESLVGRSFLPRGPGIVTRRPLILQLVYSPKEGKEHRSAEEVLKAQHKEAASWNPMAQITQSIFSAGTLNLEEWGKFLHTKDKIYTNFEEIRQEIERETDRMAGSNKGISPEPINLKIYSTTVVNLTLVDLPGITKVPIGDQPEDIENQIRNLIIKYISNPNSIILAVTAANTDMATSEAIKLAKDVDPDGRRTLAVVTKLDLMDAGTDAIDILCGRVIPVKLGIIGVVNRSQQDIIDKKTITDALKDEATYLQRKYPTIATRNGTPYLAKTLNRLLMHHIRDCLPELKVRVNVMISQFQSLLNSYGEDVSDKSQTLLQIITKFASAYCSTIEGTARNIETTELCGGARICYIFHETFGRTLDSIHPLVGLTRMDILTAIRNATGPRPALFVPEVSFELLVKRQIRRLEDPSLRCVELVHEEMQRIVQHCGTEVQQEMLRFPRLHQRIVDVVTQLLRTRLPPTNSMVENLVAIELAYINTKHPDFHREAALVSGLLKSGDDDHSPVYRHKTPRPSPSPNVPAITDGHEKSPQNISETPSTPQINGMPDNKALTPQKPVNLLPEVPIQTSRKLSEREQHDCDVIERLIKSYFYIVRKSIQDSVPKAVMHFLVNFVKDNLQSELVTHLYKSDQAESMLNESEHIAQRRKEAADMLKALQRAGQIISEIRETHMW
- the LOC101744411 gene encoding dynamin-1-like protein isoform X9 encodes the protein MEALIPVINKLQDVFNTVGADAIQLPQIAVLGTQSSGKSSVIESLVGRSFLPRGPGIVTRRPLILQLVYSPKEGKEHRSAEEGTLNLEEWGKFLHTKDKIYTNFEEIRQEIERETDRMAGSNKGISPEPINLKIYSTTVVNLTLVDLPGITKVPIGDQPEDIENQIRNLIIKYISNPNSIILAVTAANTDMATSEAIKLAKDVDPDGRRTLAVVTKLDLMDAGTDAIDILCGRVIPVKLGIIGVVNRSQQDIIDKKTITDALKDEATYLQRKYPTIATRNGTPYLAKTLNRLLMHHIRDCLPELKVRVNVMISQFQSLLNSYGEDVSDKSQTLLQIITKFASAYCSTIEGTARNIETTELCGGARICYIFHETFGRTLDSIHPLVGLTRMDILTAIRNATGPRPALFVPEVSFELLVKRQIRRLEDPSLRCVELVHEEMQRIVQHCGTEVQQEMLRFPRLHQRIVDVVTQLLRTRLPPTNSMVENLVAIELAYINTKHPDFHREAALVSGLLKSGDDDHSPVYRHKTPRPSPSPNVPAITDGHEKSPQNISETPSTPQINGMPDNKALTPQKPVNLLPEVPIQTSRKLSEREQHDCDVIGGRSDNTTVLNSNVKTVDGINVMQLNQMGDLVERLIKSYFYIVRKSIQDSVPKAVMHFLVNFVKDNLQSELVTHLYKSDQAESMLNESEHIAQRRKEAADMLKALQRAGQIISEIRETHMW
- the LOC101744411 gene encoding dynamin-1-like protein isoform X10, with protein sequence MEALIPVINKLQDVFNTVGADAIQLPQIAVLGTQSSGKSSVIESLVGRSFLPRGPGIVTRRPLILQLVYSPKEGKEHRSAEEVLKAQHKEAASWNPMAQITQSIFSAGTLNLEEWGKFLHTKDKIYTNFEEIRQEIERETDRMAGSNKGISPEPINLKIYSTTVVNLTLVDLPGITKVPIGDQPEDIENQIRNLIIKYISNPNSIILAVTAANTDMATSEAIKLAKDVDPDGRRTLAVVTKLDLMDAGTDAIDILCGRVIPVKLGIIGVVNRSQQDIIDKKTITDALKDEATYLQRKYPTIATRNGTPYLAKTLNRLLMHHIRDCLPELKVRVNVMISQFQSLLNSYGEDVSDKSQTLLQIITKFASAYCSTIEGTARNIETTELCGGARICYIFHETFGRTLDSIHPLVGLTRMDILTAIRNATGPRPALFVPEVSFELLVKRQIRRLEDPSLRCVELVHEEMQRIVQHCGTEVQQEMLRFPRLHQRIVDVVTQLLRTRLPPTNSMVENLVAIELAYINTKHPDFHREAALVSGLLKSGDDDHSPVYRHKTPRPSPSPVSNLIKNVPAITDGHEKSPQNISETPSTPQINGMPDNKALTPQKPVNLLPEVPIQTSRKLSEREQHDCDVIERLIKSYFYIVRKSIQDSVPKAVMHFLVNFVKDNLQSELVTHLYKSDQAESMLNESEHIAQRRKEAADMLKALQRAGQIISEIRETHMW